A genomic region of Exiguobacterium sp. Helios contains the following coding sequences:
- a CDS encoding demethylmenaquinone methyltransferase, translating to MQTQEKEKKVYEVFQSISSNYDQMNSIISFRLHKLWRKETMRRMNVFPGAKCLDLCCGTADWTIQLAKAAGPTGVIKGLDFSENMLKVGVEKVEALEMKNVELIHGNAMELPFGDHSFDYVTIGFGLRNVPDYLQVIKEMHRVLKPGGTVVCLETSQPTAPLFKEAYALYFGKIMPQVGRLFAKSYDQYNWLQESTEVFLDRVELKQLFEQAGFMQVEVKAFAGGAAAMHLGKKW from the coding sequence GTGCAGACACAAGAAAAAGAGAAAAAAGTATATGAAGTGTTTCAATCGATTTCAAGTAATTATGATCAGATGAATTCCATCATCAGCTTCCGCCTTCATAAATTGTGGAGAAAAGAAACGATGCGGCGGATGAATGTGTTTCCGGGAGCAAAGTGTCTCGACTTATGTTGCGGAACTGCCGACTGGACGATTCAACTTGCGAAAGCAGCCGGTCCGACGGGTGTGATCAAAGGACTCGATTTTTCTGAAAACATGTTGAAAGTCGGCGTGGAAAAAGTTGAAGCGCTTGAAATGAAAAATGTCGAATTGATTCATGGAAACGCGATGGAGCTTCCGTTTGGCGACCATTCGTTTGATTACGTGACGATTGGCTTTGGGCTGCGGAACGTTCCGGATTATCTGCAAGTCATTAAAGAAATGCACCGGGTCCTGAAACCAGGCGGGACGGTCGTTTGTCTCGAGACGAGCCAACCGACAGCACCGTTATTTAAAGAAGCATACGCACTATATTTCGGGAAAATCATGCCGCAAGTCGGTCGTTTGTTTGCGAAATCCTATGATCAATACAATTGGCTACAAGAATCAACAGAAGTCTTTTTAGATCGTGTCGAGCTGAAGCAACTGTTTGAACAGGCCGGTTTTATGCAAGTTGAAGTAAAAGCATTTGCAGGTGGGGCGGCTGCAATGCACCTCGGAAAGAAGTGGTGA
- a CDS encoding DUF2768 domain-containing protein: MWISFAGIGLFAISVLLVTISRTKLSGGWQFLMSTIAFLCFIVASIIMIFIVMAGPSA; this comes from the coding sequence ATGTGGATTTCGTTCGCCGGGATCGGTTTGTTTGCGATCAGTGTCTTATTGGTCACAATCAGTCGGACGAAATTATCCGGAGGTTGGCAATTTTTGATGTCGACCATTGCTTTTCTTTGTTTTATCGTTGCATCGATCATCATGATCTTTATCGTCATGGCAGGTCCGAGCGCATGA
- the der gene encoding ribosome biogenesis GTPase Der: MAIPVVAIVGRPNIGKSTIFNRVIGDRVSIVEDKPGVTRDRIYGTGEWLNRHFHLIDTGGIEVGDEPLLQMMRHQAELAIDEADVIIFMVNGREGITSADEEVANMLFRSNKPVVIAVNKVDNFEMRDLMYEFYSLGFGDLYPISGTHGLGLGDMLDRVLELAPDKEEIEYDEDTIKFALVGRPNVGKSSMTNSILGEERVIVSSVAGTTRDAIDTPFSRDEQEYVIIDTAGMRKRGKVYESTERFSVMRAQKAIERADVVCVVLDGEEGIIEQDKKVAGYAHEAGRAIVIVVNKWDAVEKDDKTMKKMEEEIREEFRFLDYAPIVFVSAKTKRRLQTLLPVIKQAAKSHAQRIQTSVLNDVIVDAVAMNPAPTDKGVRLRINYATQVASRPPTFVLFVNDPELLHFSYKRYLDNRIREAFDFTGTPIRILARQKQ, translated from the coding sequence ATGGCAATTCCAGTAGTGGCGATCGTAGGTCGCCCAAATATCGGAAAGTCGACGATTTTTAACCGGGTGATTGGAGATCGGGTTTCGATCGTAGAAGACAAGCCAGGCGTTACCCGCGACCGTATATACGGAACTGGAGAATGGCTGAATCGTCATTTTCATTTGATTGATACAGGTGGAATCGAAGTCGGGGATGAGCCCCTACTTCAAATGATGCGTCATCAGGCGGAACTCGCTATCGATGAAGCGGATGTCATTATTTTTATGGTCAACGGCCGTGAAGGCATTACATCAGCAGATGAAGAAGTCGCAAATATGTTATTCCGTTCAAATAAACCCGTTGTCATTGCGGTCAACAAAGTCGATAACTTTGAAATGCGCGATTTGATGTACGAGTTTTATTCATTAGGATTTGGTGATTTGTATCCGATTTCCGGAACGCACGGTTTAGGACTCGGAGATATGCTTGACCGTGTGCTTGAGCTTGCACCGGATAAAGAAGAGATCGAATACGATGAGGACACGATTAAGTTTGCTTTAGTCGGACGTCCAAACGTCGGGAAATCAAGTATGACGAACTCGATTCTCGGTGAAGAACGGGTCATCGTGTCAAGTGTCGCCGGTACAACGCGTGATGCAATCGATACACCGTTTTCACGGGATGAACAAGAGTATGTCATCATCGATACAGCTGGTATGCGCAAACGCGGAAAAGTCTATGAATCAACAGAACGATTCAGTGTCATGCGTGCACAAAAAGCCATCGAACGGGCGGATGTCGTCTGTGTCGTATTAGATGGTGAAGAAGGCATCATCGAGCAAGATAAAAAAGTTGCCGGTTATGCCCATGAAGCAGGTCGTGCTATCGTGATCGTCGTCAATAAATGGGATGCCGTTGAAAAAGACGATAAAACAATGAAAAAAATGGAAGAGGAAATTCGCGAAGAATTCCGGTTCCTTGATTATGCACCAATCGTTTTTGTCTCGGCGAAAACAAAACGTCGTTTACAAACGTTACTTCCTGTCATCAAACAAGCAGCGAAGAGTCATGCACAACGCATTCAGACAAGTGTCTTGAATGATGTCATCGTAGATGCGGTAGCAATGAATCCTGCACCAACGGATAAAGGTGTTCGTTTGCGGATTAACTATGCGACACAGGTCGCTTCTCGTCCGCCTACATTCGTTTTATTCGTCAATGATCCGGAATTGTTACACTTCTCATATAAACGTTATCTGGATAACCGGATTCGTGAAGCTTTTGATTTTACAGGAACACCAATTCGGATTTTGGCACGTCAAAAACAATAA
- a CDS encoding HU family DNA-binding protein codes for MNKTELIQAVVEKSGLTKKDVTKVVESTFESITETLQSGEKVQLIGFGNFEVRERAARKGRNPRTKEDIEIPASKVPAFKPGKALKDAVK; via the coding sequence ATGAACAAAACTGAACTCATTCAAGCAGTTGTCGAAAAATCAGGTCTGACTAAAAAAGACGTGACGAAAGTTGTAGAATCAACATTCGAATCGATCACTGAGACACTTCAGTCTGGAGAGAAAGTCCAATTGATTGGCTTTGGTAACTTCGAAGTCCGTGAACGCGCAGCTCGTAAAGGTCGCAACCCACGTACAAAAGAAGATATCGAAATCCCAGCAAGCAAAGTACCGGCTTTCAAACCAGGTAAAGCATTGAAAGATGCGGTTAAGTAA
- a CDS encoding NAD(P)H-dependent glycerol-3-phosphate dehydrogenase: MKKIAVIGAGSWGTALSLVLADNGHEVTLYGRDQKNVDAINQNHENTQFLPDVTLPESLRATTVLSEAVEGVSHILIVTPSSAIRSVSRQLNELLTEPVVLIHASKGIEPKTHLRLSELMEQEIDASKRSAICVLTGPSHAEEVALRKPTTVTVASTDMAEAGRVQELFTNDNFRVYLNADIIGAELGGAFKNIIALAAGMADGLGYGDNAKAALITRGMVEIARLGTLFGANPMTFTGLTGMGDLIVTCTSVHSRNWRAGNAIGRGEKLETVLENMGMVVEGVRATQAAYDLAETKQCELPITTALYHVLFDGHTPAEEVQKLMRRPQKNEIEHLFTMKD; the protein is encoded by the coding sequence ATGAAAAAAATCGCAGTCATTGGAGCCGGGAGTTGGGGAACCGCACTCTCACTCGTTTTAGCCGATAACGGTCATGAGGTCACTCTCTATGGTCGGGATCAAAAAAATGTTGATGCCATTAATCAAAATCATGAAAATACGCAGTTCTTACCAGATGTGACGTTGCCGGAATCACTTCGGGCAACAACTGTTTTAAGCGAAGCTGTTGAAGGGGTCTCACATATCTTGATTGTGACGCCCTCTTCTGCGATTCGTTCTGTATCGCGTCAGCTGAATGAATTGTTGACGGAACCGGTCGTGTTGATTCATGCCTCGAAAGGGATTGAACCTAAAACACATTTGCGGCTGTCGGAATTGATGGAACAGGAAATTGATGCCTCTAAACGTTCAGCAATTTGTGTGTTGACGGGTCCATCCCACGCGGAAGAAGTCGCATTACGGAAGCCGACGACTGTGACGGTTGCTTCCACTGATATGGCAGAGGCGGGACGTGTGCAGGAATTGTTTACGAATGATAACTTCCGTGTCTATTTGAATGCCGATATCATCGGAGCAGAACTGGGCGGAGCATTCAAGAACATCATTGCTTTAGCAGCCGGAATGGCAGATGGATTAGGGTACGGTGATAATGCCAAAGCTGCCTTGATCACCCGTGGAATGGTCGAAATTGCCCGACTCGGAACATTGTTCGGTGCAAATCCGATGACGTTCACTGGTTTGACGGGAATGGGCGACTTAATCGTGACCTGTACATCGGTCCACAGCCGGAACTGGCGTGCAGGAAATGCGATCGGCCGGGGCGAAAAACTCGAAACCGTTCTTGAGAACATGGGGATGGTCGTCGAGGGCGTCCGGGCGACACAAGCTGCTTACGATTTAGCGGAAACGAAACAATGTGAGTTACCCATCACGACAGCGCTTTATCATGTCTTATTCGACGGACATACTCCGGCAGAAGAAGTACAGAAATTGATGCGCCGTCCGCAGAAAAATGAGATTGAACATCTGTTTACGATGAAAGATTAA
- a CDS encoding heptaprenyl diphosphate synthase component 1, with protein MNHQELLVEEMVTALTTKQTTQLARHVDFPFINREQISWLIDVAQNETLAWQSLVKGVHYAQVALLLHERVGETERGSKERQLLVLAGDLFSSYFFEELASLPQTALVTLGRTVQHVNEAKCALHEENYDSTDEYVLLWLKAEFGLVQGLATISGRDWLTEDGQRLIRQRARSLQASAQQLLLSHLEQMAVA; from the coding sequence ATGAATCATCAAGAGCTGCTCGTGGAAGAAATGGTCACTGCACTCACTACAAAACAAACAACACAATTGGCTCGGCATGTGGATTTCCCTTTCATCAATCGTGAACAAATCAGTTGGTTGATCGATGTCGCCCAAAATGAAACGTTGGCTTGGCAATCACTTGTCAAAGGTGTGCACTATGCACAAGTGGCCTTACTGTTACATGAACGTGTCGGAGAGACCGAGAGAGGTTCAAAAGAACGACAATTGCTGGTTTTGGCCGGAGATTTGTTTTCGAGCTATTTCTTCGAAGAATTGGCTTCTCTTCCCCAAACGGCACTCGTAACACTCGGACGGACCGTTCAGCATGTGAACGAAGCAAAATGTGCCCTTCATGAGGAAAACTACGATTCGACCGATGAGTATGTCTTATTGTGGTTAAAGGCAGAATTCGGATTGGTTCAAGGACTAGCAACGATTAGCGGAAGAGACTGGTTGACGGAGGACGGACAACGTTTAATCCGTCAACGGGCACGAAGCTTACAGGCAAGTGCTCAACAACTGTTATTATCTCATCTGGAACAGATGGCAGTAGCGTAA